The nucleotide sequence CTGTCCTCGGGCGGGTCGCGCCAGCGGCCGCGGTCGGACACCTCGACGCGGACCCGGGGGCCGGGTCGCTCGACCTCGGCGTGCAGTGTGACGGTGCCGTCGGTGCCGTCCGGCTCCTCGCTGTAGGCGTGCTCGATGCTATTCGACACCGCCTCGTTCACCGCCAGCACCAGGTCCGATGCCGTGTCGCAGGCACGGTCCACTCCGCACAGCGACGCCAGCCACCGGCCGACCTCGCTGCGTACGCGGCCTGCGGCGCGCGGCTCGGCGGTCAGTTCGAGGACGAGGTGCGCGGCCATGGCCCTGCGTACCCCGCTCGGCGCCGTGCAACGCGTCCCGGGCCGGACCGGGTGCATCACATCGGTTCGACCCGCGGGTCGCCGGGCGCGGCTCCGGCATCGCCGGTCATGGACACCTGTCGTTGCCGTCCGCGGGAGCGCCGTGGTGTCGGCCGGTCACGCCGGCTCCGGTTCGTACCCGCCGCGCAGACCGTCGAGCGTCGCGTACAGCGAGGCGGGGATCGTCACGCCCTCCGACGGCGTCCGCAGCCGGGCCTCGTAGCGACGGTCGGAGGGCAGCCGGGTGCCCTCCTGTTCGAGGATCTTCGCGAACAGCTTCTCACCGTGCGCGATTCGCGCCTCGCGGTCGTGGTGCACGCTGAACCGGGCCGGGTCCATCGCGATGACGAGCTCGCCACCGCACGGCGCCCCGGTCCGCGCGGTGTCCCGTTCGCCTGCCTCGATGCTGAGGAGGTCTCCCAGCAGCGGCCCGGTGAGCAGCTCGATCATCAATGCGATGTTGGATCCCTTGGCCCCGCCGAACGGAAGCTGGGCGCCGGCCAGCGCCTGCGCCGGATCAGAGGTGGGCAGACCGTCGGGGCCGATGGCCGCACCGTCGGGAAGCTCGCGGCCGTCGCGCAGCCGCAGCTGGATCTCCCCGCGTGCGCAGGCGCTGGACGCCTGGTCGAAGGCGAGCGGGGGGCGGTCTCCCCGGGGCCAGGCGAACGCCATCGGGTTGGTGCCGAACAGCGGCTCCCGCCCGCCGGCCGGCGCGACGTACGGAGCGGCGGCCACGAACGCGAACGCCACCAGGTCCCGCTCCGCGAGCCGTTCGACCTCCGGCCACAGCGCGGCGACGTGCAGCGCATTGTTGACCACCAGCGCTGCGATGCCGTGCTCCGCGGCGAGTGCGGCGAGCGGTTCCTCGCCCAGCGCGAGCGAGAGCGGGGCGAAGGTGTATCGGGCGTCCACCCGCACCACCGCGGGCGCGAGCTCCGACAGCTCCGGTTGCGCGACACCGGATGCCAGCCCCGATCGCACCCCGTCGACGTAGTACGGGATGCGGAACAGGCCGTGGTGCGGGCATTCGTCGCGCTCGGCAGCCGTCACGGTGTCCGCGATCGCCCCGGCATGGGTGTCGTCGAACCCGTGGGCCGTCAGAACCGCAACGGCGACCTCGTGCACGTCCTGCAACGTCAACGTGACGGTCTCACTCATCGTCAGCTTCCTGTCATGTCGTGGCGCGGCCCTGGGGAGCGATCACCGGAGCGGATGCGGAGACGGTGACCGGGGCGGTGTTCCGGAGCTCGCACGGGCCACGCCGGGCGGTGCGGGTGGGGACGGGCGTGGCGGTGGTCAGCTGCGCAGCACCTTGCCCGGGTTGAGGATCCCCGTGGGGTCGAGGGTGCGCTTGATGTCGCGTTGCAGCTCCAGCCCGTCGGCTCCCAGCTCGGTCTCCAGCCACTCGGCCTTCAACAGCCCGACGCCGTGCTCCCCGGTGATCGTTCCACCGAGGTCCAGTGCGAGCTTCATGACCTGGTCGAAGGCGACACCCGCGCGCCGGACCTGTTCGGGGTCGGCCGGGTCGAAGACCACCGTGGGGTGCATGTTGCCGTCGCCGGCATGCCCGGTGCAGGTGATCAGGACGTCGTTGTCGCGACTGATCCTCTCCACGCCCACGACGAGATCGACGAGCGCCGACCGGGGGACACACGCGTCCTCCGAGATGAACGACCCGAGCAGCTCGGTCGCGACACCGACGCTGCGCCGGGCCTCGAGCAACATCGCGGACTCCGCGGCGTTCTCGGCCAGCACGACGTCACCGCCGTGCCCCGTCGCGACCTTCTCGAACTCGGCGAGATCCTGCGCGGCGAGCGCGCCGCGGTCGGACTGCATGAGCACCATGGCGCCGGCGCCGTCGGGGAAGCCGAGATCCTTGTACCGGCGGACCACGTCCATCGAGAGCCGGTCCATCAGCTCCAGCAACGACGGCTGCCCGCCACCGGCCATGTAGTCGCACACCGTCGCGCACGCCGAAGCGGCGTCCGGGAAGAACGAGACCGCGGTCAGCGCGCCCCCGGCGGCGGGGCGCAGCGCCAGCGTCACCTCCGTGACGACGCCCAGCGTGCCCTCGGAGCCGACGAACAGCCGCGTCAGGTCGTAGCCCGCGACGCCCTTCGCGGTGGACCGGCCGGTCCGGACCACCCGGCCGTCGGCGAGCACGATCTGCAGCCCGCGGACGTACTCGGCGGTGACGCCGTACTTCACACAGCACAGCCCGCCCGCGTTGGTCGCGACGTTGCCGCCGATCGTCGAGGACTCCCACGACGACGGGTCCGGCGGGTAGAACAGCCCCTTCTCGGCGACCGCCCGGGACAGCACCGCATTCACCACACCCGGTTCCACGACCGCGACCGCGTTCGTCGTGTCGATCGACCGGATCCGGTTCATCCGCTCCAGCGAGAGCAGCAGACAGCCGTCGATCGCATTGGCTCCACCGGCCAGCCCGGTCCGGGCACCCTGCGGGACGACCGGCACGCCGTGCCGGTGCGCGGCCCGCAGCACCGCGGAGACCTCCTCCACCGTGGACGGCCGTACCAGGGCGGCGGCGCTGCCGTTCGGGCAGAAGGGCGCACTGTCGCGTTCGTGCGAGGCGACCACGTCGGGATCGG is from Pseudonocardia autotrophica and encodes:
- a CDS encoding ATP-binding protein, giving the protein MAAHLVLELTAEPRAAGRVRSEVGRWLASLCGVDRACDTASDLVLAVNEAVSNSIEHAYSEEPDGTDGTVTLHAEVERPGPRVRVEVSDRGRWRDPPEDSGYRGRGLLMITACAEDVSVRPGPDGTTVTLHRTLGRCPGVCTT
- a CDS encoding Ldh family oxidoreductase — encoded protein: MSETVTLTLQDVHEVAVAVLTAHGFDDTHAGAIADTVTAAERDECPHHGLFRIPYYVDGVRSGLASGVAQPELSELAPAVVRVDARYTFAPLSLALGEEPLAALAAEHGIAALVVNNALHVAALWPEVERLAERDLVAFAFVAAAPYVAPAGGREPLFGTNPMAFAWPRGDRPPLAFDQASSACARGEIQLRLRDGRELPDGAAIGPDGLPTSDPAQALAGAQLPFGGAKGSNIALMIELLTGPLLGDLLSIEAGERDTARTGAPCGGELVIAMDPARFSVHHDREARIAHGEKLFAKILEQEGTRLPSDRRYEARLRTPSEGVTIPASLYATLDGLRGGYEPEPA
- a CDS encoding FAD-binding oxidoreductase; translation: MPPPGNAATALAELTALRNGLVVTDPDVVASHERDSAPFCPNGSAAALVRPSTVEEVSAVLRAAHRHGVPVVPQGARTGLAGGANAIDGCLLLSLERMNRIRSIDTTNAVAVVEPGVVNAVLSRAVAEKGLFYPPDPSSWESSTIGGNVATNAGGLCCVKYGVTAEYVRGLQIVLADGRVVRTGRSTAKGVAGYDLTRLFVGSEGTLGVVTEVTLALRPAAGGALTAVSFFPDAASACATVCDYMAGGGQPSLLELMDRLSMDVVRRYKDLGFPDGAGAMVLMQSDRGALAAQDLAEFEKVATGHGGDVVLAENAAESAMLLEARRSVGVATELLGSFISEDACVPRSALVDLVVGVERISRDNDVLITCTGHAGDGNMHPTVVFDPADPEQVRRAGVAFDQVMKLALDLGGTITGEHGVGLLKAEWLETELGADGLELQRDIKRTLDPTGILNPGKVLRS